The DNA segment TACAATCTTGACATCCTCCTCGAGCACAAGGTCAGCATTCTGGCTCTCACTGCAGCTAACAGTTTGCGTCTTCTAGATCAGCTTTGCGACGCCCTCCTCCTGTTGTCCCCCAGACACTGGGCCTCGGGATGAGGAACTCTGGGCCAGTCCATAGTGAGCCCTCAGGTCCTCTGGTGGGTGTGTTGCCCCAGACACTGGGCCTGGGGACGAGGCACTCTGGGCCAGTCCACAGTGAGCCCTAAGGTCCTTCTGTATAAAGCCGCTCCGGAGTTGCGCTTCATCCACTTTAGTGTTGACCTCTCGCACCCACTGCTGCAGCTCTGCCTGGAAATCGTTGGCTCCCTGATCCAGCTGCTGCTGTCGGACCTTCAGCTCGTCCAGAATGTGCTGCGTCGACTGTGCGCCCCGCTGTCTCTCCGCCGCCCTTTGCCCGGACGGGGCCCGGCTAGACATGTAGTCGTCAAACTCCTCCTGGCTGAGGTTGAGGGCGGAGCCATCCAGCTTCTCAATGAAGGCCACGGCACATGACTAGAACAGAGGGAACAATGGTTAGGTCTCCCAGACCTGTTCCAAGCATGATGAAGGAGGAGACGGGTGAGGAACGCACCAGGTTTGTGAAGTAGTAGCCGCTCTCTCCAGCCATCAGACTGTGAGGCAGGCCAAAGCGTATCACGTATTGCATGTTGGAGTGGAGGCGGGGCGGGTTAGCCTTCAGAACCACGTAGATGAGCCCCGACAGAAAGTCGTCGGCGTTGGCTGGCTCGCTGTTGGAGGTGGACAGAGCTTCAAACACGTGCTGGCTGCATTTGATGACACATGCCAGTTTGTCCTGTGGCGCCCGTTTGGCATCCATCTCGATGATGGCTGTTGGTGTGAGGATTAGAGCAGGAAGTTAAAAACTACCAGCAATGTTTTGCTTAAGGGGACATATTAGaacaccaggtgtgagcgtgataagccattacaagccgttttgaaaatgtgccgCTTCTGACAtcccaggtgggcgtgtccacctagctgTGTGCTGGATAAATcagtctacccagtggactgtagcaaatgttgctcatctatccgtcatacatctaggtggacacgcctacctgtgatgtcagaagcggcacattttcaaaaaggcttgtaatggctaatcacactcacacctggtggtataatatgtccgcTTTAAGAAGGTTGCTAAATGTATACCATTAATCAGAAACCTGTGATAGCAGGTAGATACGGGTCCTTTGTGATGAGGGTTATTTCATCAGGGAATGGCACACTCAGCATCTGTGGCGTCACCCAGTTGAGGGACCTATGAAGACCAGATGAGAACCATAGTATAGACCTATGACGTCATAAACACCTGAGTATAGACCTAGGATGTTATGAAAACCAGAGGATAGACGTAGGACGTCATGAACACCAGAGTATAGACCTAGGACGTCATGAACACCGTGTATAGAAGTTCaggggctccagactaacttttttctCCAGAAAATATTAGGGGCACAACCAGGAATCTTAGGGGCACACACCGTAAATCAACATGCCAATGTGattctcattttttttttatgcattacTGATACATATTTTGATAATAGATGCAGATATTACAATGTGCggtttcaaattcagtgtcacattttattgtgattcacATCTATACCAACCGTTTCCAAGTGTACGCACATGCGTTAGACGAGCACGGAAGCGTCAGTTTCACGGGAGTGCGCCCGCTTGTCATGCTGC comes from the Gadus chalcogrammus isolate NIFS_2021 chromosome 6, NIFS_Gcha_1.0, whole genome shotgun sequence genome and includes:
- the LOC130384700 gene encoding rab5 GDP/GTP exchange factor-like isoform X1, which codes for MWTDKQRGIRVSQAELLCTNSCGYYGNPAWQGCCSKCWRERNRQEETKRQETSQSSDGGSLSFYKFEEKKSIEKGSRVNTVRRLFWGGPSSPKPKESTESHSNSMKAFQGLEPGDFTGFLKILRSPPSQRLQSRCTAFLNTIEAYHDLPVQKQSDLVQDFYQNMAAYFTGFPESQVLQMMEHIEKLMMTRLHKWVFCHDSVDDEQKDLALQRRIRSLNWVTPQMLSVPFPDEITLITKDPYLPAITAIIEMDAKRAPQDKLACVIKCSQHVFEALSTSNSEPANADDFLSGLIYVVLKANPPRLHSNMQYVIRFGLPHSLMAGESGYYFTNLSCAVAFIEKLDGSALNLSQEEFDDYMSSRAPSGQRAAERQRGAQSTQHILDELKVRQQQLDQGANDFQAELQQWVREVNTKVDEAQLRSGFIQKDLRAHCGLAQSASSPGPVSGATHPPEDLRAHYGLAQSSSSRGPVSGGQQEEGVAKLI
- the LOC130384700 gene encoding rab5 GDP/GTP exchange factor-like isoform X2 — protein: MWTDKQRGIRVSQAELLCTNSCGYYGNPAWQGCCSKCWRERNRQEETKRQETSQSSDGGSLSFYKFEEKKSIEKGSRVNTVRRLFWGGPSSPKPKESTESHSNSMKAFQGLEPGDFTGFLKILRSPPSQRLQSRCTAFLNTIEAYHDLPVQKQSDLVQDFYQNMAAYFSFPESQVLQMMEHIEKLMMTRLHKWVFCHDSVDDEQKDLALQRRIRSLNWVTPQMLSVPFPDEITLITKDPYLPAITAIIEMDAKRAPQDKLACVIKCSQHVFEALSTSNSEPANADDFLSGLIYVVLKANPPRLHSNMQYVIRFGLPHSLMAGESGYYFTNLSCAVAFIEKLDGSALNLSQEEFDDYMSSRAPSGQRAAERQRGAQSTQHILDELKVRQQQLDQGANDFQAELQQWVREVNTKVDEAQLRSGFIQKDLRAHCGLAQSASSPGPVSGATHPPEDLRAHYGLAQSSSSRGPVSGGQQEEGVAKLI